In a single window of the Lineus longissimus chromosome 4, tnLinLong1.2, whole genome shotgun sequence genome:
- the LOC135485857 gene encoding phosphatase and actin regulator 2-like isoform X2 codes for MATKTEDFHSSSVEFDRRSSEPQGLIHSLESLNVKNERKQNGGSDNMRSGSIPGTGSPPAERKSSRLSAIGKFFRPWKWKRKKKSEKIEKVAGDLERNLSFRSNREELIRRGILKPDETNNGLTDADQSKTVDGLSPVQEIDSVKEEKYEAPTANGSTPLASTTAGHNDSHYSHDHDGNNIPMASKSLSPDSQVAHSDSLGTIRPTSGLPASRELPREPPVDTPQHQNPSVMAFKVLPPLPPMHKFHNYEEVVQRKEEASHPYNPSYDSKVKQNEQYDNMPHHNHVGIKGGVNVMNHGQSMTLPPSSPRVQQQNDYSKSTTPVSSMQRFSYTSNTLPIRSGSPTSPYGVSHLPYPVIDTSRVEEIPAREPNLQMQPKKSALKNSSGPKVAPKPKMKPRIVKMARPDDVEKPREIESDKENIPENDDSDDGEIKWRDDDDEGSRKKPVRYRLPKAWSNIECTRQGWASKVARRDSLAKFLSNRPPKSELECRNILPSKSDQEKLREREVVGQKLTRRLSLRPSAEELESRNILHRHTQDEIAKERNETKKVLTRKLSFRPTIEELKERKIIKFSDYIEFTECNEYDRKADKPWTRLTPKDKAAIRKELNEYKAQEMPVHEGSKHLTRFHRP; via the exons ATGGCTACCAAAACAGAAGATTTTCATTCCTCCTCCGTTGAATTTGATCGCCGTTCAAGTGAGCCTCAGGGTTTAATTCACAGTCTCGAGTCCTTAAATGTCAAAAACG AGCGTAAACAAAATGGTGGTTCGGATAACATGAGGTCCGGGTCAATACCAGGGACAGGGTCACCTCCtgctgaaagaaaaagtagtaGACTGTCGGCAATAGGAAAATTCTTTAGGCCCTGGAAGtggaagaggaagaaaaagagtGAGAAGATTGAGAAAGTTGCCGGAG ATCTTGAAAGGAATTTATCATTTCGTTCAAACCGTGAAGAGTTGATCCGGCGGGGTATACTCAAGCCAGATGAAACAAACAATGGACTCACGGATGCAGACCAATCAAAAACTGTGGATGGACTGTCACCAGTTCAAGAAATAG actcggtgaaagaagaaaaatatgaaGCTCCCACAGCAAATGGTTCAACGCCCTTGGCTTCAACAACGGCGGGTCACAATGACTCGCACTATTCACATGACCACGATGGCAATAACATACCCATGGCATCGAAGTCATTATCCCCAGATTCTCAGGTAGCACACAGTGATAGTTTAG GGACGATACGTCCGACCTCAGGCTTGCCGGCATCACGGGAGTTGCCCCGAGAACCTCCTGTAGATACACCTCAGCATCAGAACCCCTCTGTGATGGCATTTAAAGTCCTGCCTCCTCTACCGCCAATGCACAAATTTCATAATTATGAAGAAGTTGTGCAGCGAAAAGAAGAAG CATCCCATCCATACAACCCGTCTTATGATTCAAAAGTGAAACAAAATGAACAGTATGACAATATGCCTCATCATAATCATGTAGGAATAAAAGGTGGCGTTAACGTCATGAATCACGGCCAGAGTATGACGTTACCGCCTAGCTCACCGCGTGTTCAACAACAGAACGACTACTCCAAGTCGACTACCCCGGTATCGAGTATGCAGCGATTTTCCTACACGAGTAACACGTTACCGATCCGATCTGGTAGCCCTACATCGCCGTACGGAGTGTCCCATTTACCATATCCGGTAATTGATACAAGCCGGGTCGAGGAGATACCGGCACGGGAACCCAACCTACAGATGCAACCTAAGAAGAGCGCCCTGAAGAACTCCAGTGGTCCGAAAGTTGCCCCGAAACCAAAGATGAAGCCAAGAATTGTTAAAATGGCGAG ACCAGATGATGTGGAGAAACCAAGAGA AATCGAAAGTGATAAGGAGAATATCCCAGAGAATGACGACTCAGACGATGGTGAAATCAAGTggagagatgatgatgatgaag GTAGTCGGAAAAAGCCTGTACGGTATCGTTTGCCCAAAGCTTGGTCAAATATAGAATGTACTAGACAAG GCTGGGCATCCAAGGTGGCACGGCGAGATAGCTTGGCGAAATTCCTCAGCAATAGACCGCCTAAGTCCGAGCTAGAATGTCGCAACATCCTGCCTAGTAAGTCTGACCAAGAGAAGCTACGGGAGCGAGAAGTGGTCGGCCAAAAGTTAACACG GAGGTTGAGTCTGCGACCGTCAGCAGAGGAATTAGAGAGTCGGAATATTCTGCACC GACATACACAGGATGAAATTGCTAAAGAGCGTAATGAGACGAAAAAAGTTTTAACCAGAAAA TTGAGTTTTAGACCGACAATAGAAGAATTGAAAGAGCGCAAAATTATTAAATTTAGTGACTATATAGAATTTACTGAATGCAACGAGTACGATAGGAAGGCAGACAAGCCTTGGACGAGGCTGACGCCCAAAGACAAGGCAGCAATCAGGAAGGAACTCAATGAATATAAAGCCCAGGAAATGCCTGTGCACGAAGGGAGTAAACACCTCACAAG GTTCCATCGGCCTTGA
- the LOC135485857 gene encoding phosphatase and actin regulator 4-like isoform X5, with translation MLRLRRRSKDKDKDKLDTSSTSHTCSVPDFKETLNGTDIPERKQNGGSDNMRSGSIPGTGSPPAERKSSRLSAIGKFFRPWKWKRKKKSEKIEKVAGDLERNLSFRSNREELIRRGILKPDETNNGLTDADQSKTVDGLSPVQEIDSVKEEKYEAPTANGSTPLASTTAGHNDSHYSHDHDGNNIPMASKSLSPDSQVAHSDSLGTIRPTSGLPASRELPREPPVDTPQHQNPSVMAFKVLPPLPPMHKFHNYEEVVQRKEEASHPYNPSYDSKVKQNEQYDNMPHHNHVGIKGGVNVMNHGQSMTLPPSSPRVQQQNDYSKSTTPVSSMQRFSYTSNTLPIRSGSPTSPYGVSHLPYPVIDTSRVEEIPAREPNLQMQPKKSALKNSSGPKVAPKPKMKPRIVKMARIESDKENIPENDDSDDGEIKWRDDDDEEQMQTIKNVIKWTLFPGWASKVARRDSLAKFLSNRPPKSELECRNILPSKSDQEKLREREVVGQKLTRRLSLRPSAEELESRNILHRHTQDEIAKERNETKKVLTRKLSFRPTIEELKERKIIKFSDYIEFTECNEYDRKADKPWTRLTPKDKAAIRKELNEYKAQEMPVHEGSKHLTRFHRP, from the exons ATGTTAAGACTACGTAGGCGTAGTAAAGATAAAGACAAAGATAAGTTAGACACGTCATCTACCTCCCACACATGCAGCGTGCCTGATTTTAAAGAAACGCTTAATGGCACTGACATACCTG AGCGTAAACAAAATGGTGGTTCGGATAACATGAGGTCCGGGTCAATACCAGGGACAGGGTCACCTCCtgctgaaagaaaaagtagtaGACTGTCGGCAATAGGAAAATTCTTTAGGCCCTGGAAGtggaagaggaagaaaaagagtGAGAAGATTGAGAAAGTTGCCGGAG ATCTTGAAAGGAATTTATCATTTCGTTCAAACCGTGAAGAGTTGATCCGGCGGGGTATACTCAAGCCAGATGAAACAAACAATGGACTCACGGATGCAGACCAATCAAAAACTGTGGATGGACTGTCACCAGTTCAAGAAATAG actcggtgaaagaagaaaaatatgaaGCTCCCACAGCAAATGGTTCAACGCCCTTGGCTTCAACAACGGCGGGTCACAATGACTCGCACTATTCACATGACCACGATGGCAATAACATACCCATGGCATCGAAGTCATTATCCCCAGATTCTCAGGTAGCACACAGTGATAGTTTAG GGACGATACGTCCGACCTCAGGCTTGCCGGCATCACGGGAGTTGCCCCGAGAACCTCCTGTAGATACACCTCAGCATCAGAACCCCTCTGTGATGGCATTTAAAGTCCTGCCTCCTCTACCGCCAATGCACAAATTTCATAATTATGAAGAAGTTGTGCAGCGAAAAGAAGAAG CATCCCATCCATACAACCCGTCTTATGATTCAAAAGTGAAACAAAATGAACAGTATGACAATATGCCTCATCATAATCATGTAGGAATAAAAGGTGGCGTTAACGTCATGAATCACGGCCAGAGTATGACGTTACCGCCTAGCTCACCGCGTGTTCAACAACAGAACGACTACTCCAAGTCGACTACCCCGGTATCGAGTATGCAGCGATTTTCCTACACGAGTAACACGTTACCGATCCGATCTGGTAGCCCTACATCGCCGTACGGAGTGTCCCATTTACCATATCCGGTAATTGATACAAGCCGGGTCGAGGAGATACCGGCACGGGAACCCAACCTACAGATGCAACCTAAGAAGAGCGCCCTGAAGAACTCCAGTGGTCCGAAAGTTGCCCCGAAACCAAAGATGAAGCCAAGAATTGTTAAAATGGCGAG AATCGAAAGTGATAAGGAGAATATCCCAGAGAATGACGACTCAGACGATGGTGAAATCAAGTggagagatgatgatgatgaag AACAAATGCAAACTATAAAAAATGTGATAAAGTGGACACTGTTTCCAG GCTGGGCATCCAAGGTGGCACGGCGAGATAGCTTGGCGAAATTCCTCAGCAATAGACCGCCTAAGTCCGAGCTAGAATGTCGCAACATCCTGCCTAGTAAGTCTGACCAAGAGAAGCTACGGGAGCGAGAAGTGGTCGGCCAAAAGTTAACACG GAGGTTGAGTCTGCGACCGTCAGCAGAGGAATTAGAGAGTCGGAATATTCTGCACC GACATACACAGGATGAAATTGCTAAAGAGCGTAATGAGACGAAAAAAGTTTTAACCAGAAAA TTGAGTTTTAGACCGACAATAGAAGAATTGAAAGAGCGCAAAATTATTAAATTTAGTGACTATATAGAATTTACTGAATGCAACGAGTACGATAGGAAGGCAGACAAGCCTTGGACGAGGCTGACGCCCAAAGACAAGGCAGCAATCAGGAAGGAACTCAATGAATATAAAGCCCAGGAAATGCCTGTGCACGAAGGGAGTAAACACCTCACAAG GTTCCATCGGCCTTGA
- the LOC135485857 gene encoding phosphatase and actin regulator 2-like isoform X6, giving the protein MLRLRRRSKDKDKDKLDTSSTSHTCSVPDFKETLNGTDIPERKQNGGSDNMRSGSIPGTGSPPAERKSSRLSAIGKFFRPWKWKRKKKSEKIEKVAGDLERNLSFRSNREELIRRGILKPDETNNGLTDADQSKTVDGLSPVQEIDSVKEEKYEAPTANGSTPLASTTAGHNDSHYSHDHDGNNIPMASKSLSPDSQVAHSDSLGTIRPTSGLPASRELPREPPVDTPQHQNPSVMAFKVLPPLPPMHKFHNYEEVVQRKEEASHPYNPSYDSKVKQNEQYDNMPHHNHVGIKGGVNVMNHGQSMTLPPSSPRVQQQNDYSKSTTPVSSMQRFSYTSNTLPIRSGSPTSPYGVSHLPYPVIDTSRVEEIPAREPNLQMQPKKSALKNSSGPKVAPKPKMKPRIVKMARPDDVEKPREIESDKENIPENDDSDDGEIKWRDDDDEGWASKVARRDSLAKFLSNRPPKSELECRNILPSKSDQEKLREREVVGQKLTRRLSLRPSAEELESRNILHRHTQDEIAKERNETKKVLTRKLSFRPTIEELKERKIIKFSDYIEFTECNEYDRKADKPWTRLTPKDKAAIRKELNEYKAQEMPVHEGSKHLTRFHRP; this is encoded by the exons ATGTTAAGACTACGTAGGCGTAGTAAAGATAAAGACAAAGATAAGTTAGACACGTCATCTACCTCCCACACATGCAGCGTGCCTGATTTTAAAGAAACGCTTAATGGCACTGACATACCTG AGCGTAAACAAAATGGTGGTTCGGATAACATGAGGTCCGGGTCAATACCAGGGACAGGGTCACCTCCtgctgaaagaaaaagtagtaGACTGTCGGCAATAGGAAAATTCTTTAGGCCCTGGAAGtggaagaggaagaaaaagagtGAGAAGATTGAGAAAGTTGCCGGAG ATCTTGAAAGGAATTTATCATTTCGTTCAAACCGTGAAGAGTTGATCCGGCGGGGTATACTCAAGCCAGATGAAACAAACAATGGACTCACGGATGCAGACCAATCAAAAACTGTGGATGGACTGTCACCAGTTCAAGAAATAG actcggtgaaagaagaaaaatatgaaGCTCCCACAGCAAATGGTTCAACGCCCTTGGCTTCAACAACGGCGGGTCACAATGACTCGCACTATTCACATGACCACGATGGCAATAACATACCCATGGCATCGAAGTCATTATCCCCAGATTCTCAGGTAGCACACAGTGATAGTTTAG GGACGATACGTCCGACCTCAGGCTTGCCGGCATCACGGGAGTTGCCCCGAGAACCTCCTGTAGATACACCTCAGCATCAGAACCCCTCTGTGATGGCATTTAAAGTCCTGCCTCCTCTACCGCCAATGCACAAATTTCATAATTATGAAGAAGTTGTGCAGCGAAAAGAAGAAG CATCCCATCCATACAACCCGTCTTATGATTCAAAAGTGAAACAAAATGAACAGTATGACAATATGCCTCATCATAATCATGTAGGAATAAAAGGTGGCGTTAACGTCATGAATCACGGCCAGAGTATGACGTTACCGCCTAGCTCACCGCGTGTTCAACAACAGAACGACTACTCCAAGTCGACTACCCCGGTATCGAGTATGCAGCGATTTTCCTACACGAGTAACACGTTACCGATCCGATCTGGTAGCCCTACATCGCCGTACGGAGTGTCCCATTTACCATATCCGGTAATTGATACAAGCCGGGTCGAGGAGATACCGGCACGGGAACCCAACCTACAGATGCAACCTAAGAAGAGCGCCCTGAAGAACTCCAGTGGTCCGAAAGTTGCCCCGAAACCAAAGATGAAGCCAAGAATTGTTAAAATGGCGAG ACCAGATGATGTGGAGAAACCAAGAGA AATCGAAAGTGATAAGGAGAATATCCCAGAGAATGACGACTCAGACGATGGTGAAATCAAGTggagagatgatgatgatgaag GCTGGGCATCCAAGGTGGCACGGCGAGATAGCTTGGCGAAATTCCTCAGCAATAGACCGCCTAAGTCCGAGCTAGAATGTCGCAACATCCTGCCTAGTAAGTCTGACCAAGAGAAGCTACGGGAGCGAGAAGTGGTCGGCCAAAAGTTAACACG GAGGTTGAGTCTGCGACCGTCAGCAGAGGAATTAGAGAGTCGGAATATTCTGCACC GACATACACAGGATGAAATTGCTAAAGAGCGTAATGAGACGAAAAAAGTTTTAACCAGAAAA TTGAGTTTTAGACCGACAATAGAAGAATTGAAAGAGCGCAAAATTATTAAATTTAGTGACTATATAGAATTTACTGAATGCAACGAGTACGATAGGAAGGCAGACAAGCCTTGGACGAGGCTGACGCCCAAAGACAAGGCAGCAATCAGGAAGGAACTCAATGAATATAAAGCCCAGGAAATGCCTGTGCACGAAGGGAGTAAACACCTCACAAG GTTCCATCGGCCTTGA
- the LOC135485857 gene encoding phosphatase and actin regulator 2-like isoform X1 → MLRLRRRSKDKDKDKLDTSSTSHTCSVPDFKETLNGTDIPERKQNGGSDNMRSGSIPGTGSPPAERKSSRLSAIGKFFRPWKWKRKKKSEKIEKVAGDLERNLSFRSNREELIRRGILKPDETNNGLTDADQSKTVDGLSPVQEIDSVKEEKYEAPTANGSTPLASTTAGHNDSHYSHDHDGNNIPMASKSLSPDSQVAHSDSLGTIRPTSGLPASRELPREPPVDTPQHQNPSVMAFKVLPPLPPMHKFHNYEEVVQRKEEASHPYNPSYDSKVKQNEQYDNMPHHNHVGIKGGVNVMNHGQSMTLPPSSPRVQQQNDYSKSTTPVSSMQRFSYTSNTLPIRSGSPTSPYGVSHLPYPVIDTSRVEEIPAREPNLQMQPKKSALKNSSGPKVAPKPKMKPRIVKMARPDDVEKPREIESDKENIPENDDSDDGEIKWRDDDDEGSRKKPVRYRLPKAWSNIECTRQGWASKVARRDSLAKFLSNRPPKSELECRNILPSKSDQEKLREREVVGQKLTRRLSLRPSAEELESRNILHRHTQDEIAKERNETKKVLTRKLSFRPTIEELKERKIIKFSDYIEFTECNEYDRKADKPWTRLTPKDKAAIRKELNEYKAQEMPVHEGSKHLTRFHRP, encoded by the exons ATGTTAAGACTACGTAGGCGTAGTAAAGATAAAGACAAAGATAAGTTAGACACGTCATCTACCTCCCACACATGCAGCGTGCCTGATTTTAAAGAAACGCTTAATGGCACTGACATACCTG AGCGTAAACAAAATGGTGGTTCGGATAACATGAGGTCCGGGTCAATACCAGGGACAGGGTCACCTCCtgctgaaagaaaaagtagtaGACTGTCGGCAATAGGAAAATTCTTTAGGCCCTGGAAGtggaagaggaagaaaaagagtGAGAAGATTGAGAAAGTTGCCGGAG ATCTTGAAAGGAATTTATCATTTCGTTCAAACCGTGAAGAGTTGATCCGGCGGGGTATACTCAAGCCAGATGAAACAAACAATGGACTCACGGATGCAGACCAATCAAAAACTGTGGATGGACTGTCACCAGTTCAAGAAATAG actcggtgaaagaagaaaaatatgaaGCTCCCACAGCAAATGGTTCAACGCCCTTGGCTTCAACAACGGCGGGTCACAATGACTCGCACTATTCACATGACCACGATGGCAATAACATACCCATGGCATCGAAGTCATTATCCCCAGATTCTCAGGTAGCACACAGTGATAGTTTAG GGACGATACGTCCGACCTCAGGCTTGCCGGCATCACGGGAGTTGCCCCGAGAACCTCCTGTAGATACACCTCAGCATCAGAACCCCTCTGTGATGGCATTTAAAGTCCTGCCTCCTCTACCGCCAATGCACAAATTTCATAATTATGAAGAAGTTGTGCAGCGAAAAGAAGAAG CATCCCATCCATACAACCCGTCTTATGATTCAAAAGTGAAACAAAATGAACAGTATGACAATATGCCTCATCATAATCATGTAGGAATAAAAGGTGGCGTTAACGTCATGAATCACGGCCAGAGTATGACGTTACCGCCTAGCTCACCGCGTGTTCAACAACAGAACGACTACTCCAAGTCGACTACCCCGGTATCGAGTATGCAGCGATTTTCCTACACGAGTAACACGTTACCGATCCGATCTGGTAGCCCTACATCGCCGTACGGAGTGTCCCATTTACCATATCCGGTAATTGATACAAGCCGGGTCGAGGAGATACCGGCACGGGAACCCAACCTACAGATGCAACCTAAGAAGAGCGCCCTGAAGAACTCCAGTGGTCCGAAAGTTGCCCCGAAACCAAAGATGAAGCCAAGAATTGTTAAAATGGCGAG ACCAGATGATGTGGAGAAACCAAGAGA AATCGAAAGTGATAAGGAGAATATCCCAGAGAATGACGACTCAGACGATGGTGAAATCAAGTggagagatgatgatgatgaag GTAGTCGGAAAAAGCCTGTACGGTATCGTTTGCCCAAAGCTTGGTCAAATATAGAATGTACTAGACAAG GCTGGGCATCCAAGGTGGCACGGCGAGATAGCTTGGCGAAATTCCTCAGCAATAGACCGCCTAAGTCCGAGCTAGAATGTCGCAACATCCTGCCTAGTAAGTCTGACCAAGAGAAGCTACGGGAGCGAGAAGTGGTCGGCCAAAAGTTAACACG GAGGTTGAGTCTGCGACCGTCAGCAGAGGAATTAGAGAGTCGGAATATTCTGCACC GACATACACAGGATGAAATTGCTAAAGAGCGTAATGAGACGAAAAAAGTTTTAACCAGAAAA TTGAGTTTTAGACCGACAATAGAAGAATTGAAAGAGCGCAAAATTATTAAATTTAGTGACTATATAGAATTTACTGAATGCAACGAGTACGATAGGAAGGCAGACAAGCCTTGGACGAGGCTGACGCCCAAAGACAAGGCAGCAATCAGGAAGGAACTCAATGAATATAAAGCCCAGGAAATGCCTGTGCACGAAGGGAGTAAACACCTCACAAG GTTCCATCGGCCTTGA
- the LOC135485857 gene encoding phosphatase and actin regulator 1-like isoform X4, protein MLRLRRRSKDKDKDKLDTSSTSHTCSVPDFKETLNGTDIPERKQNGGSDNMRSGSIPGTGSPPAERKSSRLSAIGKFFRPWKWKRKKKSEKIEKVAGDLERNLSFRSNREELIRRGILKPDETNNGLTDADQSKTVDGLSPVQEIDSVKEEKYEAPTANGSTPLASTTAGHNDSHYSHDHDGNNIPMASKSLSPDSQVAHSDSLGTIRPTSGLPASRELPREPPVDTPQHQNPSVMAFKVLPPLPPMHKFHNYEEVVQRKEEASHPYNPSYDSKVKQNEQYDNMPHHNHVGIKGGVNVMNHGQSMTLPPSSPRVQQQNDYSKSTTPVSSMQRFSYTSNTLPIRSGSPTSPYGVSHLPYPVIDTSRVEEIPAREPNLQMQPKKSALKNSSGPKVAPKPKMKPRIVKMARIESDKENIPENDDSDDGEIKWRDDDDEGSRKKPVRYRLPKAWSNIECTRQGWASKVARRDSLAKFLSNRPPKSELECRNILPSKSDQEKLREREVVGQKLTRRLSLRPSAEELESRNILHRHTQDEIAKERNETKKVLTRKLSFRPTIEELKERKIIKFSDYIEFTECNEYDRKADKPWTRLTPKDKAAIRKELNEYKAQEMPVHEGSKHLTRFHRP, encoded by the exons ATGTTAAGACTACGTAGGCGTAGTAAAGATAAAGACAAAGATAAGTTAGACACGTCATCTACCTCCCACACATGCAGCGTGCCTGATTTTAAAGAAACGCTTAATGGCACTGACATACCTG AGCGTAAACAAAATGGTGGTTCGGATAACATGAGGTCCGGGTCAATACCAGGGACAGGGTCACCTCCtgctgaaagaaaaagtagtaGACTGTCGGCAATAGGAAAATTCTTTAGGCCCTGGAAGtggaagaggaagaaaaagagtGAGAAGATTGAGAAAGTTGCCGGAG ATCTTGAAAGGAATTTATCATTTCGTTCAAACCGTGAAGAGTTGATCCGGCGGGGTATACTCAAGCCAGATGAAACAAACAATGGACTCACGGATGCAGACCAATCAAAAACTGTGGATGGACTGTCACCAGTTCAAGAAATAG actcggtgaaagaagaaaaatatgaaGCTCCCACAGCAAATGGTTCAACGCCCTTGGCTTCAACAACGGCGGGTCACAATGACTCGCACTATTCACATGACCACGATGGCAATAACATACCCATGGCATCGAAGTCATTATCCCCAGATTCTCAGGTAGCACACAGTGATAGTTTAG GGACGATACGTCCGACCTCAGGCTTGCCGGCATCACGGGAGTTGCCCCGAGAACCTCCTGTAGATACACCTCAGCATCAGAACCCCTCTGTGATGGCATTTAAAGTCCTGCCTCCTCTACCGCCAATGCACAAATTTCATAATTATGAAGAAGTTGTGCAGCGAAAAGAAGAAG CATCCCATCCATACAACCCGTCTTATGATTCAAAAGTGAAACAAAATGAACAGTATGACAATATGCCTCATCATAATCATGTAGGAATAAAAGGTGGCGTTAACGTCATGAATCACGGCCAGAGTATGACGTTACCGCCTAGCTCACCGCGTGTTCAACAACAGAACGACTACTCCAAGTCGACTACCCCGGTATCGAGTATGCAGCGATTTTCCTACACGAGTAACACGTTACCGATCCGATCTGGTAGCCCTACATCGCCGTACGGAGTGTCCCATTTACCATATCCGGTAATTGATACAAGCCGGGTCGAGGAGATACCGGCACGGGAACCCAACCTACAGATGCAACCTAAGAAGAGCGCCCTGAAGAACTCCAGTGGTCCGAAAGTTGCCCCGAAACCAAAGATGAAGCCAAGAATTGTTAAAATGGCGAG AATCGAAAGTGATAAGGAGAATATCCCAGAGAATGACGACTCAGACGATGGTGAAATCAAGTggagagatgatgatgatgaag GTAGTCGGAAAAAGCCTGTACGGTATCGTTTGCCCAAAGCTTGGTCAAATATAGAATGTACTAGACAAG GCTGGGCATCCAAGGTGGCACGGCGAGATAGCTTGGCGAAATTCCTCAGCAATAGACCGCCTAAGTCCGAGCTAGAATGTCGCAACATCCTGCCTAGTAAGTCTGACCAAGAGAAGCTACGGGAGCGAGAAGTGGTCGGCCAAAAGTTAACACG GAGGTTGAGTCTGCGACCGTCAGCAGAGGAATTAGAGAGTCGGAATATTCTGCACC GACATACACAGGATGAAATTGCTAAAGAGCGTAATGAGACGAAAAAAGTTTTAACCAGAAAA TTGAGTTTTAGACCGACAATAGAAGAATTGAAAGAGCGCAAAATTATTAAATTTAGTGACTATATAGAATTTACTGAATGCAACGAGTACGATAGGAAGGCAGACAAGCCTTGGACGAGGCTGACGCCCAAAGACAAGGCAGCAATCAGGAAGGAACTCAATGAATATAAAGCCCAGGAAATGCCTGTGCACGAAGGGAGTAAACACCTCACAAG GTTCCATCGGCCTTGA